The Streptomyces europaeiscabiei genome window below encodes:
- a CDS encoding SCO5555 family protein — protein sequence MEHDGQLELYTAVAGQLKEAHSRVRALQVPEGVRMALARKLLVITAVAKHDLADAARRLEGFTTDLDEGRMPTEER from the coding sequence ATGGAACACGACGGCCAACTCGAGCTCTATACGGCGGTCGCGGGCCAACTCAAGGAAGCGCACTCAAGGGTGCGCGCACTGCAAGTCCCGGAGGGCGTACGCATGGCGCTGGCCCGGAAGCTGCTGGTCATTACGGCCGTGGCCAAGCACGATCTCGCCGACGCGGCAAGGCGTCTGGAGGGCTTCACGACGGACCTCGACGAGGGGCGAATGCCCACAGAGGAACGCTGA
- a CDS encoding HU family DNA-binding protein gives MNKAQLVEAIADKVGGRQQAADAVDAVLDAIVRAVVAGDRVSVTGFGSFEKVDRPARYARNPQTGERVRVKKTSVPRFRAGQGFKDLVSGSKKLPRGGEVAVKKAPKGSLSGGASATVKKAAAKKTTAAAKRATTARKTTAAAKKTTATAKKTTAKKTTAKKATTKTAAAKKTTAKKTTAAAKKTAAKKAPAKKATAKKAPAKKSTARKTTAKKAATRQA, from the coding sequence GTGAACAAGGCGCAGCTCGTAGAAGCGATTGCGGACAAGGTCGGCGGGCGTCAGCAGGCCGCCGACGCGGTCGACGCCGTTCTGGACGCCATCGTCCGCGCGGTCGTCGCCGGGGACCGGGTGTCGGTCACCGGCTTCGGTTCCTTCGAGAAGGTCGACCGGCCGGCCCGTTACGCCCGCAACCCGCAGACGGGTGAGCGGGTTCGGGTCAAGAAGACCTCCGTGCCGCGTTTCCGCGCGGGCCAGGGCTTCAAGGACCTGGTGAGCGGCTCGAAGAAGCTTCCCCGTGGTGGCGAGGTCGCGGTCAAGAAGGCGCCCAAGGGCAGCCTGAGCGGTGGGGCTTCGGCGACGGTCAAGAAGGCCGCGGCGAAGAAGACCACGGCGGCGGCGAAGAGGGCGACGACCGCCCGCAAGACCACGGCCGCCGCGAAGAAGACCACGGCCACCGCGAAGAAGACCACGGCGAAGAAGACGACCGCGAAGAAGGCCACCACCAAGACGGCGGCGGCGAAGAAGACGACCGCCAAGAAGACCACGGCGGCGGCGAAGAAGACCGCGGCGAAGAAGGCGCCGGCCAAGAAGGCCACCGCGAAGAAGGCGCCGGCCAAGAAGTCGACAGCTCGCAAGACGACCGCGAAGAAGGCTGCCACTCGCCAGGCGTAG
- the cofC gene encoding 2-phospho-L-lactate guanylyltransferase produces MQWTLVVPVKPLERAKSRLSDTAADAVRPGLALAFAQDTVAAALAATAVHGVVVVTDDPLAARELAALGARTVPENPRDGSPDGLNAALRHGTAVVRDVRPQSPVAALNADLPALRSEELTRVLNAAAEFPRSFLPDAAGTGTTLLAATPGHDLSPAFGPDSRLRHRRSGAVELALATVGSVRQDVDTGDDLLAALCLGVGPRTAAAAARLLIPGQ; encoded by the coding sequence GTGCAGTGGACCCTGGTCGTACCCGTGAAGCCCCTGGAGCGGGCCAAGAGCAGGCTCTCGGACACCGCCGCCGACGCGGTGCGCCCCGGCCTTGCCCTCGCCTTCGCCCAGGACACCGTGGCCGCGGCCCTGGCCGCCACGGCGGTCCACGGTGTGGTGGTGGTCACGGACGACCCCCTCGCCGCCCGCGAACTGGCGGCCCTGGGCGCCCGCACCGTCCCGGAGAACCCCCGCGACGGATCCCCGGACGGCCTGAACGCCGCTCTGCGGCACGGAACGGCCGTCGTGCGCGATGTACGACCGCAAAGCCCCGTGGCGGCCCTGAACGCCGATCTGCCCGCTCTGCGCTCCGAGGAATTGACCCGCGTCCTGAACGCGGCCGCCGAATTCCCCCGCTCTTTCCTCCCGGACGCCGCCGGCACCGGCACCACCCTGCTCGCCGCGACCCCCGGCCACGATCTCTCCCCCGCCTTCGGCCCCGACTCCCGCCTGCGCCACCGCCGCTCCGGGGCCGTGGAACTCGCCCTCGCCACCGTCGGCTCCGTGCGCCAGGACGTCGACACCGGCGACGACCTCCTCGCCGCCCTCTGCCTCGGCGTCGGCCCCCGTACGGCCGCCGCGGCCGCGCGCCTGCTGATCCCCGGCCAGTAG
- a CDS encoding lysophospholipid acyltransferase family protein, with protein sequence MPRRRIGFWYRLAAVIAKPPLVVLIKRDWRGMENIPAEGGFITAVNHNSHVDPFAYAHYQYNSGRVPRFLAKSGLFGKGFIGAVMRGTGQIPVYRESTDALSAFRAAIDAVERGECVAFYPEGTLTRDPDGWPMTGKTGAARVALQTRCPVIPVAQWGANELLPPYAKKPSLLPRKTHHVLAGPPVDLTRFYGQEMSPDLLKDATEVIMAAVTHQLEEIRGEKAPRTPYDPKRERTEQRRSTARAVERRRPEQHNGALRGQQRQEEGQGK encoded by the coding sequence GTGCCCCGCCGGAGAATCGGCTTCTGGTACCGCCTCGCCGCGGTGATCGCCAAACCGCCCCTGGTGGTGCTGATCAAGCGGGACTGGCGTGGAATGGAGAACATTCCGGCCGAGGGTGGATTTATCACTGCCGTGAACCACAATTCGCATGTCGATCCCTTTGCGTACGCCCATTATCAGTACAACAGTGGCCGGGTTCCGCGATTTCTCGCGAAGAGCGGTCTCTTCGGCAAGGGATTCATCGGCGCCGTGATGCGTGGCACCGGGCAGATTCCCGTCTATCGCGAGAGCACCGACGCGCTGAGCGCCTTCCGGGCCGCGATCGACGCCGTGGAGCGCGGCGAGTGCGTCGCCTTCTACCCCGAGGGCACCCTCACCCGCGACCCGGACGGCTGGCCCATGACCGGCAAGACCGGCGCAGCGCGGGTCGCCCTGCAGACCAGGTGCCCGGTGATCCCGGTCGCGCAGTGGGGCGCCAACGAACTGCTCCCCCCGTACGCCAAGAAGCCCAGCCTCCTGCCGCGCAAGACCCACCACGTGCTCGCGGGCCCGCCCGTGGACCTCACGCGCTTCTACGGCCAGGAGATGAGCCCCGACCTGCTGAAGGACGCGACGGAGGTCATCATGGCCGCCGTCACCCACCAGCTGGAGGAGATCCGCGGGGAGAAGGCGCCCAGGACGCCGTACGACCCGAAGCGGGAGCGGACCGAGCAGCGGCGCAGTACCGCCCGGGCGGTCGAGCGTCGGCGGCCCGAGCAGCACAATGGAGCACTGCGGGGACAGCAACGTCAGGAAGAGGGGCAGGGCAAGTGA
- a CDS encoding NAD(P)H-dependent glycerol-3-phosphate dehydrogenase: MSKPVKAAVFGTGSWGTAFGMVLADAGCETVLWGRRPDLADAVNSTRTNPDYLPGVELPENLRATADPAEAAADADFTVLAVPSQTLRANLADWTGLLAPDTVLVSLMKGVELGSAMRMSEVIEDVAKVGQDRIAVVTGPNLAREIASRMPAASVVACTDEGVAQRLQAACHTPYFRPYTNTDVVGCELGGAVKNVIGLAVGIADGMGLGDNAKGSLITRGLAETTRLGLAMGADPLTFAGLAGLGDLVATCSSPLSRNHTFGTNLGKGMTLQETIAVTRQTAEGVKSCESVLDLGRRHGVDMPITETVVDIVHDGKPPVVALKEMMSRSAKPERR, from the coding sequence GTGAGCAAGCCGGTCAAGGCGGCAGTGTTCGGCACCGGTTCGTGGGGCACTGCCTTCGGCATGGTGCTCGCCGACGCGGGATGCGAGACCGTTCTGTGGGGGCGGCGCCCGGATCTCGCGGACGCGGTCAACTCCACCCGCACCAACCCGGACTACCTGCCCGGAGTGGAACTACCGGAGAACCTGCGGGCCACCGCCGACCCCGCCGAGGCCGCCGCCGACGCCGACTTCACGGTCCTCGCCGTGCCCTCCCAGACGTTGCGCGCCAACCTCGCCGACTGGACCGGGCTGCTGGCCCCCGACACCGTCCTCGTCTCGCTGATGAAAGGCGTCGAACTCGGTTCCGCCATGCGGATGAGCGAGGTGATCGAGGACGTCGCCAAGGTCGGGCAGGACCGTATCGCCGTCGTCACCGGGCCCAACCTGGCGCGTGAGATCGCCTCCCGGATGCCGGCCGCCTCCGTGGTCGCCTGCACCGACGAGGGCGTCGCCCAGCGGCTCCAGGCCGCCTGCCACACTCCGTACTTCCGCCCGTACACCAACACCGACGTCGTCGGCTGTGAGCTGGGCGGCGCGGTGAAGAACGTGATCGGCCTCGCCGTCGGCATCGCGGACGGCATGGGCCTCGGCGACAACGCCAAGGGGTCGCTCATCACCCGCGGTCTCGCCGAGACGACCCGCCTCGGCCTCGCGATGGGCGCCGACCCGCTCACCTTCGCCGGACTCGCGGGTCTCGGCGACCTGGTGGCGACCTGCTCCTCGCCGCTCTCCCGCAACCACACCTTCGGCACCAACCTCGGCAAGGGCATGACCCTCCAGGAGACCATCGCGGTCACCAGGCAGACCGCCGAGGGCGTCAAGTCCTGTGAGTCCGTACTGGACTTGGGGCGCCGGCACGGCGTCGACATGCCCATCACGGAGACGGTCGTCGACATCGTCCACGACGGCAAGCCGCCCGTCGTCGCCCTCAAGGAGATGATGTCGCGCAGCGCCAAGCCTGAGCGACGCTGA
- a CDS encoding D-alanine--D-alanine ligase family protein, with amino-acid sequence MSSENLPQSPEQPSRKPRVAVVFGGRSSEHGISVVTAGAVLRAIDRTKYDVLPIGISREGRWFLTADEPDRMAITDRRTPSVEELAESREGGVVLPVDPANREVVYSEPGSVPKALGEVDVVFPVLHGPYGEDGTLQGMLELSGVPYVGSGVLASAVGQDKEYMKRVFTSFGLKVGPYVVIRPREWQLDEAAARKKIIDLAGEHGWPLFVKPARAGSSIGITKVDDLAGLDEAITEAQRHDPKILVEAALRGREIECGVLEFEDGPRASVPAEIPPPEAHAYYDFEAKYIDSTPGIVPAPLTPEETAEVRRLAVDAFDAASCEGLVRADFFLTEGGEFVINEINTLPGFTPISMYPAMWKASGIEYPELVDRLIQAALHRSTGLR; translated from the coding sequence ATGAGCAGCGAGAACCTTCCCCAGAGCCCTGAGCAGCCGTCCCGCAAGCCGCGCGTGGCCGTCGTCTTCGGCGGCCGCAGCTCGGAACACGGGATCTCCGTGGTCACGGCCGGTGCCGTCCTGCGGGCCATCGACCGGACGAAGTACGACGTCCTGCCGATCGGCATCTCCCGGGAAGGCCGCTGGTTCCTCACCGCCGACGAACCGGACCGCATGGCGATCACCGACCGTCGCACGCCGAGCGTCGAGGAACTCGCCGAATCGCGGGAGGGCGGCGTGGTGCTCCCCGTCGACCCCGCCAACCGCGAAGTCGTCTACAGCGAGCCCGGATCGGTACCGAAGGCGCTCGGCGAGGTCGACGTCGTCTTCCCCGTCCTGCACGGCCCGTACGGCGAGGACGGCACCCTCCAGGGCATGCTGGAGCTCTCGGGCGTCCCCTACGTCGGCTCGGGCGTCCTCGCCTCGGCCGTCGGCCAGGACAAGGAGTACATGAAGCGGGTGTTCACCTCCTTCGGGCTCAAGGTCGGCCCGTACGTGGTGATCCGTCCGCGCGAGTGGCAGCTCGACGAGGCCGCCGCTCGCAAGAAGATCATCGACCTCGCGGGTGAGCACGGCTGGCCCCTCTTCGTGAAGCCCGCCCGCGCGGGCTCCTCCATCGGCATCACCAAGGTCGACGACCTCGCCGGTCTCGACGAGGCGATCACCGAGGCCCAGCGCCACGACCCGAAGATCCTCGTCGAGGCGGCCCTGCGCGGCCGTGAGATCGAGTGCGGTGTCCTGGAGTTCGAGGACGGCCCCCGGGCCTCCGTCCCCGCCGAGATCCCGCCGCCCGAGGCCCACGCGTACTACGACTTCGAGGCCAAGTACATCGACTCGACGCCCGGCATCGTCCCGGCCCCGCTGACGCCGGAGGAGACCGCCGAGGTCCGCAGGCTCGCCGTCGACGCCTTCGACGCGGCGTCGTGCGAGGGCCTGGTCCGCGCGGACTTCTTCCTCACGGAGGGCGGCGAGTTCGTGATCAACGAGATCAACACGCTGCCCGGCTTCACCCCGATCTCGATGTACCCGGCGATGTGGAAGGCGAGCGGGATCGAGTACCCGGAGCTGGTGGACCGCCTGATCCAGGCAGCCCTGCACCGCTCGACGGGCCTGCGCTGA